In Pedobacter sp. MC2016-14, the following proteins share a genomic window:
- the gndA gene encoding NADP-dependent phosphogluconate dehydrogenase — MNKYTLGMIGLGTMGRNLLLNMADNGFAVTGYDKDPKMLAKLEVDGKAHNLKGFSVLEDFIQSLELPRRIVLLVPAGEIVDSVIKELSPLLDKGDMIIDSGNSHFTDTNRRDLELKEKGIHFFGMGISGGEEGARFGPSIMPGGDKVAYGSMKAILEAVSAKVNGDPCVAYIGPGASGHFVKMVHNGIEYGMMQLLAETYGILKNALEYTNEEIFAVFEKWNNGRLQSFLMEVTRDIFLFKDDKTGNFLLDMIKDEAKSKGTGKWTSQVSMDLQLPIPTINEAVSTRDLSKYKTLRVALADVFGDATPLVADKEKFVVELEQALYFAVITSYAQGLHLLWQASATYKYELNLHEIAQIWRGGCIIRAEFLEDIYQAYKKQPDLEHLFADKGIQDKIKEIIPGMRSVVTHAAKNGMAIPAFASALTYFDALKTARMPANLIQAQRDFFGAHTFERIDEEGIFHANWNALKS, encoded by the coding sequence ATGAACAAGTACACACTGGGAATGATAGGCCTTGGAACCATGGGCCGCAACTTATTGCTGAATATGGCAGATAACGGTTTTGCCGTTACAGGTTATGATAAGGATCCGAAAATGCTGGCTAAACTGGAAGTGGATGGCAAAGCGCACAACTTAAAGGGTTTTAGCGTGCTGGAAGATTTTATTCAGAGTTTAGAGTTACCAAGAAGAATTGTGCTTTTGGTACCGGCAGGTGAAATTGTGGACAGTGTAATTAAAGAATTATCTCCTTTACTGGACAAGGGAGATATGATTATAGACAGCGGAAACTCGCATTTTACAGATACCAACAGAAGAGATCTTGAACTTAAGGAAAAAGGAATCCACTTTTTTGGAATGGGTATTTCTGGAGGTGAAGAAGGCGCGCGTTTTGGCCCAAGCATTATGCCTGGAGGAGACAAAGTTGCTTATGGCTCTATGAAAGCTATTCTTGAAGCGGTTTCTGCTAAAGTAAATGGCGATCCTTGTGTGGCCTACATTGGTCCGGGAGCTTCTGGTCATTTTGTTAAAATGGTACATAACGGGATTGAGTATGGCATGATGCAATTGCTTGCTGAAACTTATGGCATCCTGAAAAATGCGCTGGAATATACCAATGAAGAGATTTTTGCTGTTTTTGAAAAATGGAACAACGGGCGCCTGCAATCTTTCTTAATGGAAGTAACCAGAGATATTTTCCTTTTTAAAGACGATAAAACAGGTAATTTCCTGTTGGACATGATTAAAGATGAGGCGAAATCTAAAGGAACCGGAAAGTGGACATCACAGGTTTCTATGGATCTGCAATTGCCTATTCCAACCATTAATGAAGCGGTAAGCACCAGAGATTTATCTAAATATAAAACACTACGCGTAGCACTTGCTGATGTTTTTGGTGATGCTACCCCTTTGGTAGCCGATAAAGAAAAATTTGTTGTTGAGCTGGAACAAGCTTTATATTTTGCGGTGATCACTTCTTATGCACAAGGACTTCATTTGTTATGGCAAGCTTCTGCAACGTACAAATATGAGTTGAACCTGCACGAGATTGCGCAAATTTGGCGTGGTGGCTGTATCATCAGGGCTGAGTTTCTGGAAGACATTTATCAGGCTTATAAAAAACAGCCTGATCTGGAGCATTTGTTTGCGGATAAAGGTATTCAGGATAAGATCAAAGAAATTATTCCGGGAATGCGTTCAGTAGTGACGCATGCGGCTAAAAACGGAATGGCTATTCCAGCTTTTGCTTCTGCTTTAACATATTTTGATGCTTTAAAGACAGCCAGGATGCCTGCGAATTTGATCCAGGCGCAGCGTGATTTCTTTGGTGCGCATACTTTTGAGCGTATAGATGAAGAAGGAATTTTTCATGCAAACTGGAATGCTTTAAAATCTTAA
- the zwf gene encoding glucose-6-phosphate dehydrogenase — MKTSINLKPTIFVIFGGTGDLNMRKLAPALYNLYADGFMPKKFAIIGTARKKLNDQKFQDTIKEGINSFSRSGKVKDDKWASFAANVYYNPVDVSEPETFGVLKTSIEKHKAEFGADTQVVYYLAVAPNLFPLIAQCLATYDLTGDEESVRIVIEKPFGRDLETAKELNALLTGIFTEKQIYRIDHYLGKETVQNIMAFRFANSFLEPLWNRTYIDHIQISVTEQLGVGDRGGYYDGSGALRDMIQNHLLQLLCLIGMETPVNFDADEIRNKKVDVLKAMRPFSSDDIRMSTVRGQYAKGWVEGKEVPGYRHETGVDPDSNTETFAAIKFFVDNWRWQGIPFYVRTGKRLFQTSSLITIQFKDVPHHIFPSAVTEHWQQNRLIISIQPEMSIRLQVQGKRPGLDMVLNPVDMVFDYKGTYTSAAPEAYETLLLDVMTGDQTQFMRADQVEIAWELLMPVVKSWESKKSLSFPNYTADSWGPEDAEALIARDGFHWFTLPLNKD; from the coding sequence ATGAAAACATCAATTAATCTTAAGCCCACTATCTTTGTAATTTTTGGTGGTACAGGTGACTTAAACATGCGCAAACTGGCGCCTGCTTTATATAATCTATATGCTGACGGCTTTATGCCTAAGAAATTTGCCATTATTGGTACCGCGAGGAAGAAACTTAATGATCAGAAATTTCAGGATACCATTAAAGAAGGAATTAACAGCTTTTCCAGATCTGGTAAAGTAAAGGATGATAAATGGGCCAGTTTTGCAGCAAATGTTTACTACAATCCGGTAGATGTTTCTGAGCCAGAAACTTTTGGTGTCCTTAAAACAAGTATAGAAAAACATAAAGCTGAATTTGGGGCAGATACGCAGGTAGTGTATTACCTGGCCGTTGCCCCTAACCTATTCCCGTTAATTGCGCAATGCCTGGCTACTTACGACCTTACAGGTGATGAGGAATCTGTTAGAATTGTAATTGAAAAACCTTTTGGCAGGGACCTCGAAACTGCGAAAGAATTAAACGCTTTACTTACAGGCATTTTTACCGAAAAACAGATTTACAGAATTGACCATTATTTGGGTAAAGAAACGGTACAGAACATTATGGCCTTCCGTTTTGCGAACTCGTTTCTAGAACCGCTTTGGAACCGCACATATATAGATCACATTCAGATTTCTGTTACTGAGCAACTGGGTGTTGGCGACCGTGGCGGTTATTATGACGGGTCTGGCGCATTGAGGGATATGATTCAGAACCATTTATTGCAATTGCTTTGCCTGATTGGCATGGAAACACCGGTAAACTTTGATGCTGATGAAATCAGGAATAAAAAAGTAGATGTGTTAAAAGCAATGCGTCCTTTCAGTTCTGACGATATCCGCATGAGCACTGTACGTGGTCAATATGCTAAAGGTTGGGTGGAAGGTAAGGAAGTGCCTGGCTACCGCCATGAAACGGGGGTAGATCCGGATTCCAATACAGAAACTTTTGCGGCAATTAAATTCTTTGTTGACAACTGGAGATGGCAGGGCATCCCTTTTTATGTACGTACTGGTAAACGCCTGTTCCAAACTTCTTCTCTGATTACCATTCAGTTTAAAGATGTTCCACATCATATTTTCCCATCTGCGGTTACCGAACACTGGCAACAAAACAGGCTGATCATTAGCATCCAGCCGGAAATGAGCATCCGCTTGCAGGTACAGGGAAAACGCCCTGGGCTGGATATGGTACTGAATCCTGTAGACATGGTTTTTGATTACAAAGGTACTTATACCTCAGCTGCTCCTGAAGCTTACGAAACCTTGCTTTTAGATGTGATGACTGGTGACCAAACGCAATTTATGCGTGCTGACCAGGTAGAAATTGCCTGGGAATTGCTAATGCCGGTAGTTAAATCATGGGAAAGCAAAAAATCACTAAGTTTTCCTAACTACACTGCAGACTCATGGGGACCTGAAGATGCTGAGGCCTTAATTGCGCGGGATGGCTTCCACTGGTTTACTTTACCTTTAAATAAGGACTAA
- the pgl gene encoding 6-phosphogluconolactonase, whose translation MENLLIYKSKDELFKDIANYIIAIGKKAIAENDCFNFVLTGGNSPKELYHNLATTYKDSLDWNKVFFFFGDERNVLAEDANYNGLMAKESILSPLNIASDHIFYVDTTLAPEKAAIEYHKAISAHFKGADLSFDLILLGMGDDAHTASLFPGTSILENHNVEVDSVFVEKLATHRISFTAPLINKAKNIAFLVFGKGKAEALKHVIEDEEQHTALYPSQLIKPIAGGLTWFVDEDAASLLDN comes from the coding sequence ATGGAAAATCTACTGATCTATAAATCCAAAGATGAGTTGTTTAAAGATATCGCCAACTACATCATCGCCATCGGTAAAAAGGCCATTGCAGAAAACGATTGCTTTAATTTTGTGCTGACTGGTGGTAATTCTCCGAAAGAACTGTACCATAACCTGGCGACAACCTATAAAGACAGCCTGGATTGGAATAAGGTATTTTTCTTTTTTGGCGATGAGCGCAATGTATTGGCTGAGGATGCGAATTACAATGGCTTAATGGCTAAAGAAAGTATACTTTCGCCTTTAAATATTGCTTCAGATCATATCTTTTATGTAGACACAACACTGGCTCCTGAAAAAGCTGCTATTGAATATCATAAAGCAATTTCTGCTCATTTTAAAGGTGCTGACCTGAGCTTTGACCTGATTTTACTTGGAATGGGCGATGATGCACATACAGCTTCATTATTTCCCGGAACCTCCATTTTAGAAAATCATAATGTGGAAGTGGACAGTGTATTTGTAGAAAAGCTAGCTACACATAGAATTAGTTTTACTGCGCCACTAATTAATAAAGCAAAGAACATTGCATTTTTAGTTTTTGGAAAAGGAAAGGCTGAAGCTTTGAAGCATGTAATAGAAGATGAAGAACAGCATACAGCACTTTATCCCTCACAATTGATTAAGCCCATTGCGGGTGGACTGACCTGGTTTGTGGACGAAGATGCGGCCAGTTTATTAGACAATTAG